One Thermodesulfobacteriota bacterium genomic window carries:
- a CDS encoding ABC transporter ATP-binding protein: MRHIVLKNITKEFKNRRRIRREPDDPEGFGEIIRVLDNINLQFDHGEMVCILGPSGCGKSTLLGIIAGFDKSTSGGVLIDDNQVDGPSSDNIFVFQHSGLLPWMTVWENIELGLRHMKDIDLKKEKIQEFIEMVELEGFEDHYPHQLSGGMQRRAELARAIIVNPDMLIMDEPFSGLDFLTHMKIREEVVNMHEFLGKTTLLVTHDIDDALIMGDRIIVMSGRPSCVKLERKLDFPHPRNFEKEAKLRELRDEVFLMLGVSYAV, from the coding sequence ATGAGGCATATTGTTTTAAAAAATATAACCAAGGAGTTTAAAAACAGGCGGCGGATTCGCCGGGAGCCTGATGACCCGGAAGGGTTCGGAGAGATAATCCGTGTGTTGGACAATATAAACCTTCAGTTTGATCATGGAGAAATGGTTTGTATCTTAGGCCCTTCCGGATGCGGAAAATCTACTTTGCTTGGTATAATAGCCGGTTTCGATAAGTCGACCTCGGGGGGTGTTCTTATTGATGATAACCAGGTTGACGGACCGAGTTCAGATAATATTTTTGTTTTTCAGCACAGCGGTCTTCTTCCCTGGATGACCGTATGGGAGAATATTGAGCTTGGCTTGCGGCATATGAAGGATATCGATCTGAAAAAAGAAAAGATACAAGAATTTATTGAAATGGTTGAACTTGAAGGGTTTGAAGATCACTATCCTCATCAGCTCTCTGGTGGAATGCAACGACGGGCTGAACTGGCACGGGCAATTATCGTTAATCCCGATATGCTTATTATGGACGAACCTTTCAGCGGCCTTGATTTTTTAACGCATATGAAAATACGAGAAGAAGTCGTCAACATGCATGAATTCCTCGGCAAAACAACCTTGCTGGTCACACATGATATTGATGATGCTCTTATTATGGGTGACCGTATTATTGTCATGAGCGGAAGACCTTCGTGTGTAAAACTTGAACGCAAACTTGATTTTCCACACCCTCGCAATTTTGAGAAAGAAGCAAAGCTCAGAGAACTTCGTGATGAAGTATTCTTAATGCTCGGTGTAAGTTATGCGGTATAA
- a CDS encoding ABC transporter permease: MTTIPTRNSPFILSIFIFSLALLLWELTARFSGWSEHVFPGPSEVIIGLWELTADGTLFKHSVASLFRVTTGFYFAILLGIPLGILLGRLESARLLLNPIIQFLRPISPLAWIPLSMLWFGIGDKPAVFLIFLSSFFPLVVSTTVAVCSINPIYFQVASNFNFSRSEVVLKIVIPAIIPEVVTALRLTVTIAWLVVVAAEMIAVQSGLGYLILDSRNALRMDYVMDGMIVIGIIGLLLDYIMRRLGRIDSAFWGSVV; the protein is encoded by the coding sequence GTGACTACCATACCAACAAGAAATTCACCTTTTATTCTGTCGATTTTCATTTTTTCCCTTGCTCTTTTGTTATGGGAATTGACAGCGCGTTTCAGCGGCTGGAGTGAGCATGTTTTCCCAGGGCCGTCTGAAGTTATTATAGGATTGTGGGAATTGACTGCCGACGGTACTTTATTTAAGCACTCTGTGGCAAGCCTTTTCAGGGTTACCACCGGGTTCTACTTTGCTATACTGTTGGGGATCCCGCTTGGTATTTTATTGGGACGACTGGAGTCAGCCAGACTTTTACTGAATCCGATTATTCAGTTTTTACGTCCCATATCTCCACTTGCCTGGATTCCGCTTTCAATGCTATGGTTTGGAATAGGTGATAAACCCGCTGTTTTTCTTATTTTCCTGTCAAGCTTTTTCCCTCTTGTTGTGTCAACTACCGTAGCTGTATGCTCAATCAATCCAATCTATTTCCAGGTTGCTTCAAACTTTAACTTCAGCAGGTCTGAAGTAGTATTGAAAATTGTCATTCCTGCAATAATCCCGGAAGTGGTTACAGCTTTGAGATTAACTGTAACCATAGCCTGGCTTGTTGTGGTTGCCGCTGAGATGATTGCAGTCCAGTCGGGCTTGGGGTACCTGATTTTAGATTCCCGGAATGCCCTTCGTATGGATTATGTGATGGACGGAATGATAGTTATCGGCATAATAGGTTTGTTGCTCGATTACATCATGAGACGGCTAGGCAGGATAGATTCGGCTTTTTGGGGATCTGTGGTTTAA
- a CDS encoding response regulator, whose amino-acid sequence MSKRILIVDDSSMMRKMITKILQPEGHNIVGEAKNGKEAVELYKSLKPDLVTMDITMRDMDGFAAAKEILRYDDEARILFLSNLDKDKYGEDAQRLGAVGYVNKNKSREILEIIENP is encoded by the coding sequence ATGAGCAAGCGCATTTTAATTGTTGATGACTCTTCCATGATGCGAAAGATGATTACTAAAATTTTGCAACCCGAAGGCCATAACATAGTCGGGGAAGCCAAAAACGGTAAGGAAGCGGTGGAGCTTTACAAATCTTTAAAACCGGATCTGGTGACAATGGATATTACCATGCGGGATATGGACGGCTTTGCCGCTGCAAAGGAAATTCTTCGATACGACGATGAAGCAAGGATCCTCTTCCTTTCCAATCTGGACAAGGATAAATATGGTGAGGATGCTCAGCGTCTGGGTGCCGTAGGGTATGTCAACAAGAACAAATCGAGAGAAATACTTGAGATTATAGAAAATCCGTAA
- a CDS encoding phosphate/phosphite/phosphonate ABC transporter substrate-binding protein — translation MKKNQIKLVIIAMAMMITMAFSASVQADYQIGILAKRGAQKTYEKWNSTAEYLTRRVGERFTVVPLKFVEIDQAVKTGRIDFLLANSAFYVVMREKYGVKAIATLMNAKKGLATYEFGGVIFARRNSSIKKLSDIKGKKFMCVKYSSFGGAHMAWRLLMENGIDPRKDCKAFLEGGTHDKVVMAVKSGAVDVGTVRSDTLERMEEEGLISMSQFYVINQIRDSFPFAHSTRLYPVWPMAKTVKTDTIIARKVSKALMLIEADSKVSRDSKVTGWTYPADYEPVRDCLVDIKYGIFANM, via the coding sequence ATGAAAAAAAATCAAATTAAATTAGTCATTATTGCTATGGCAATGATGATCACAATGGCATTTTCCGCCTCGGTGCAGGCAGATTATCAGATCGGAATTTTGGCCAAACGGGGAGCTCAAAAGACTTATGAAAAATGGAATTCCACTGCAGAGTACCTGACAAGAAGGGTTGGAGAAAGGTTTACCGTTGTGCCTCTTAAGTTTGTAGAAATTGACCAGGCAGTAAAGACCGGAAGAATTGACTTCCTGCTGGCAAACTCGGCATTTTATGTGGTGATGCGTGAAAAGTACGGCGTGAAGGCAATTGCAACGCTGATGAATGCTAAAAAAGGCCTTGCCACCTATGAATTCGGCGGTGTTATCTTTGCCAGGAGAAACAGTTCCATTAAAAAATTATCCGACATCAAAGGAAAAAAGTTTATGTGTGTGAAATATTCTTCCTTTGGCGGTGCTCACATGGCCTGGCGACTTTTGATGGAAAACGGTATAGACCCCAGGAAGGATTGTAAGGCCTTTTTGGAAGGCGGCACGCATGATAAGGTCGTGATGGCGGTAAAATCAGGAGCCGTTGATGTCGGTACCGTGAGGTCGGACACCCTTGAAAGGATGGAAGAAGAGGGTCTGATCAGTATGAGTCAATTTTATGTCATTAATCAGATTCGTGACTCTTTTCCCTTTGCTCACAGCACGCGACTTTATCCCGTATGGCCAATGGCAAAAACGGTAAAAACCGATACGATAATCGCCAGAAAAGTATCCAAGGCTCTGATGCTCATTGAGGCGGATTCAAAGGTTTCCAGAGATTCCAAGGTGACCGGCTGGACTTACCCGGCCGATTATGAGCCGGTGCGTGATTGTCTGGTTGACATCAAATACGGTATTTTCGCCAATATGTAG
- a CDS encoding AAA family ATPase — protein MIVTCKNCESSFKLDEGVIKKQSVKVRCSKCNYVFSVFRPGTIQEPEQEADCTKHAVETAAVQQEVQFASSGTNQLFGVGEGKSEKQTPVKTIVITNQKGGVAKTSTCLNLGVSLALLNKRVLLVDFDAQSNLTVCLGYQSTESFYEILNSENKDLAEILIKTPYPNLSLLPSGKNMVLLNKKYFNAANYEYILKHELNAIKDQFDYILIDTPPSIEFFTINALTAADLAIIPCQCEYLATYGVNRIIKIIQLIKEKTNPDIDYKILFTMYEDSAVVSELIRTKLKQKYDGRTFNTIIEYDTKIKESQILRKPAIYHNKKSRAGIQYYSLAKGMLGR, from the coding sequence ATGATTGTTACATGCAAAAATTGTGAATCCAGTTTTAAGCTGGATGAAGGCGTTATAAAAAAACAAAGCGTTAAGGTCAGATGCTCCAAATGCAATTATGTTTTTTCCGTATTCAGGCCAGGCACAATCCAGGAACCTGAGCAAGAAGCAGACTGCACTAAACATGCGGTGGAAACTGCGGCAGTTCAACAGGAAGTTCAATTTGCTTCATCTGGGACAAATCAGCTTTTTGGCGTGGGGGAGGGAAAAAGTGAAAAACAAACCCCGGTGAAGACCATCGTTATTACCAATCAAAAGGGAGGTGTGGCTAAAACATCCACCTGCCTGAACCTTGGTGTATCTCTGGCCCTGCTTAACAAGAGGGTTTTGCTGGTCGATTTTGATGCCCAATCAAATTTAACCGTTTGTCTGGGTTACCAGAGTACGGAATCTTTTTATGAGATATTAAATTCCGAGAATAAGGATTTGGCCGAAATCCTCATCAAAACGCCTTATCCGAATCTTTCACTGTTGCCTTCAGGTAAGAATATGGTTTTGTTAAACAAAAAATACTTTAATGCAGCCAATTATGAATACATTCTAAAGCATGAACTGAATGCCATTAAAGATCAATTTGATTATATATTGATAGACACGCCACCATCGATTGAATTTTTTACCATAAATGCCTTGACGGCTGCCGACCTTGCAATCATTCCCTGCCAGTGTGAATATCTGGCGACATACGGAGTGAACCGGATAATCAAGATCATTCAACTGATCAAAGAAAAAACCAATCCTGATATCGATTATAAGATACTATTTACCATGTACGAAGATAGTGCTGTCGTATCAGAATTGATCCGTACTAAATTGAAACAAAAATATGACGGCAGAACCTTTAACACCATTATAGAGTACGATACGAAAATCAAGGAGTCACAAATATTGCGCAAGCCAGCCATTTACCATAACAAAAAGAGCAGAGCCGGGATTCAGTATTACAGCCTGGCAAAAGGTATGCTCGGCAGATAA
- a CDS encoding chemotaxis protein CheB, translating to MEKKIKVLVVDDALFMRKAVTDILEKDDGIQVLDTAKNGKEGLSKIKKLHPDVITLDIDMPVMDGLTAIRHIMIESPVPIVVLSSLFSDGAITFDALRLGVVDFIPKPSGAISQDIGRERQHVIDRIKIAHSVNLENMRRVKLKKSNTAKKLSDLYGYRSLDHILAVGTNLTGPNTIIRLISGLSPELPAAVVVVQEISPQIISSFVERFDMLVPWKVEVARDGTTLKPGTCYISSNKNKFCMDLNSDGEACLKRHNGTQRPLNVLFSSAAEIYRQDAIGLLLTGLGDDGAEGFGRIKSEGGVTVAQDAECCVYPNLTHHAIQSGTVDIVVNEKTMPGTIESIMSRSA from the coding sequence ATGGAAAAAAAAATAAAAGTGCTGGTGGTGGACGACGCCTTGTTCATGCGAAAAGCCGTAACTGATATTCTGGAAAAGGATGACGGTATTCAAGTTCTGGATACCGCGAAAAACGGGAAAGAGGGGTTGAGTAAAATAAAAAAGCTGCATCCCGATGTCATTACCTTGGATATTGACATGCCGGTGATGGACGGGCTGACGGCCATAAGACATATTATGATCGAATCCCCGGTACCCATTGTTGTTTTAAGCTCTTTATTCAGCGATGGGGCCATTACATTTGACGCCCTGCGGCTTGGCGTAGTGGATTTTATTCCAAAACCATCCGGTGCCATTTCCCAGGATATTGGCAGAGAAAGGCAGCATGTAATTGATCGGATCAAAATCGCACATTCAGTGAATCTTGAAAACATGCGCAGGGTAAAGCTAAAAAAATCAAATACCGCTAAAAAATTGTCCGATCTATACGGGTACCGCTCATTGGATCATATTCTTGCAGTGGGAACAAACCTGACCGGACCGAATACGATCATTCGTTTGATCTCGGGCCTTTCGCCGGAGTTGCCGGCTGCGGTGGTGGTGGTGCAGGAAATCTCACCGCAAATTATTTCTTCTTTCGTGGAAAGGTTCGATATGCTGGTACCCTGGAAGGTGGAGGTTGCCAGAGATGGCACGACTCTTAAGCCCGGAACCTGCTATATCAGCTCCAATAAAAACAAATTTTGTATGGATCTGAATTCTGACGGAGAAGCCTGTTTGAAGAGGCATAATGGTACCCAGCGTCCTTTGAATGTTCTTTTTTCCTCAGCGGCCGAGATCTATCGCCAAGATGCCATCGGTTTATTATTGACCGGACTTGGGGATGACGGGGCAGAGGGTTTTGGAAGAATTAAAAGCGAAGGTGGGGTCACTGTCGCTCAGGATGCCGAATGTTGTGTTTACCCCAACCTGACGCACCATGCCATTCAAAGCGGAACGGTGGATATCGTGGTGAATGAGAAAACAATGCCCGGGACCATAGAATCGATAATGAGCAGGTCGGCATAG
- a CDS encoding response regulator translates to MFGVEKAGMGDNTQKVLIVDDDPRIISCLSKAMADDHECYGLLTASNGREALEILSREDVLIVVSDIKMPGISGLHLLAEIRGHHPGVKVILMTGYSTPDIRHEVKQSNCLGFLEKPFKTEQLLQMVREQITAKENGFAGTLKNIQLSDLIQMCCLAGASMAISVVQDFQKGTIVIEDGEIVHAVYEDITGEEAFYEILLWESGRFETLTGVPVAEPTIEKSYQYLLLEAAHKTDMRNEAMLAEDEETDPEHDKQKDSNEVVSVDKIHQIRVLIVDDSPMMCKILTNILIAEGDVAIVGTAQNGEEALKKMNDLQPDIITLDVNMPVMNGSTTLKHIMIKNPCPVIIISSIGNRSQKNIFEFLRLGAVDFINKPKKTDDVAVKQLKIIEKIRIAAGARISGFKRGKDAKVVMRPSSPSGKRLPCEQLVVISSGAGAFNELVNMFNLLRHDTQVGIFALHDMPPEFIIPLSDYLNQRSDATVLPVEKGASLFGGQCYIGTNRVSLRLNNVQGDYNVDMENTVGAGSQTNHHFDGFLLSVCNSFSGPIQGVLLSGADVGDLEGLRSIKERNGRIITQPLRSCMVPGPLEKAFQSGLVDCEAGTKEIVEQILEQKE, encoded by the coding sequence ATGTTTGGAGTCGAAAAGGCAGGCATGGGAGACAACACCCAAAAGGTTCTAATCGTAGATGATGATCCGAGGATAATCAGCTGTTTATCAAAGGCCATGGCCGATGACCATGAGTGCTACGGTTTGCTGACCGCATCAAACGGACGGGAGGCCCTGGAGATTTTATCCCGTGAAGATGTTTTGATAGTTGTTTCAGATATTAAGATGCCGGGTATCTCTGGTCTGCATCTTTTGGCCGAAATAAGGGGCCATCATCCTGGAGTCAAAGTAATACTTATGACCGGCTATAGTACTCCTGATATAAGGCATGAGGTTAAACAGAGTAATTGCCTCGGTTTTCTTGAAAAACCATTCAAGACAGAGCAGTTGTTACAGATGGTGCGGGAACAGATCACCGCAAAAGAGAATGGATTCGCCGGCACTTTGAAAAATATTCAGCTGTCGGATCTGATTCAAATGTGCTGCCTGGCCGGGGCCAGCATGGCTATCAGCGTCGTGCAGGACTTTCAGAAAGGAACTATCGTAATTGAAGACGGGGAGATCGTTCATGCTGTTTATGAGGATATAACCGGGGAAGAAGCCTTTTACGAGATCCTGCTGTGGGAGAGTGGCCGTTTCGAAACGCTAACCGGTGTACCAGTTGCTGAACCGACAATTGAAAAGAGCTATCAGTACCTTCTTCTGGAAGCAGCGCACAAGACTGATATGAGAAATGAGGCAATGTTGGCGGAAGATGAGGAAACCGACCCTGAACATGATAAGCAAAAAGATTCCAACGAGGTTGTTTCAGTTGACAAGATTCACCAAATACGGGTGCTAATTGTGGACGATTCGCCCATGATGTGCAAAATCCTGACAAATATCCTCATCGCTGAGGGTGATGTTGCAATCGTCGGAACCGCACAAAACGGTGAAGAGGCTTTAAAAAAAATGAATGATCTGCAGCCGGACATTATTACACTTGATGTGAATATGCCGGTGATGAACGGCAGCACGACATTAAAGCATATAATGATAAAAAACCCCTGCCCGGTAATTATCATCAGCAGCATCGGTAACAGGTCCCAGAAAAATATTTTTGAGTTTTTACGTCTCGGAGCGGTTGATTTTATCAACAAGCCGAAAAAGACCGATGATGTGGCGGTAAAGCAACTGAAAATAATAGAAAAAATACGAATTGCCGCAGGAGCTCGAATCAGCGGATTCAAACGGGGGAAAGATGCCAAGGTGGTAATGAGGCCATCCAGCCCCTCAGGAAAACGGTTACCCTGTGAACAGTTGGTGGTAATCAGTTCGGGGGCCGGAGCATTTAACGAACTGGTGAATATGTTCAATCTTTTACGCCATGATACACAGGTCGGTATTTTTGCCCTCCATGATATGCCGCCTGAGTTCATAATCCCTCTGTCGGATTATCTAAACCAAAGGAGCGATGCGACCGTTTTGCCGGTGGAAAAGGGCGCTTCTTTGTTTGGGGGACAATGTTATATAGGCACGAATAGGGTTTCTTTAAGGCTTAATAACGTACAGGGCGACTATAATGTGGATATGGAAAATACGGTTGGAGCAGGCAGCCAAACGAATCATCATTTTGACGGTTTCCTACTTTCTGTCTGCAATTCATTCAGCGGACCCATTCAGGGAGTGCTGCTGTCAGGTGCCGATGTCGGTGATCTGGAGGGTTTGCGGAGTATTAAAGAAAGAAATGGTCGAATTATTACTCAACCATTGCGCTCCTGTATGGTTCCGGGTCCCTTGGAAAAAGCCTTTCAGTCCGGGCTGGTGGATTGCGAGGCCGGTACCAAAGAAATCGTGGAGCAGATCCTGGAGCAAAAGGAATGA
- a CDS encoding chemotaxis protein CheA — protein sequence MIDLSLLQDFITEAGEHLEELEASLLKLETDPENSEILNDIFRSMHTIKGAAEFIGTEKISTLSHKLESLLETLRHGDKELNEEIIDILIKAKDRLSTLVDDLVHSQKEETKIDDLIEEITKLSNGDVNIEENSEKECAVEDQRAQPEEIVEHLEEALREPGDEDDRTTQTVTDKETVLRAVCKEINEEEYDKELFDIFIEQLKENLSTLRSSIWSVDSAENKTEMLNNCSDCVESLQSSANYMGYENLVAFYDDWRKCIAQALEELASGNEVLIGFMEENVKKVLGFFPQLRETDLLDLNHNGIDASNIKDSLEEKPEVNPVDEPISETGKHTAKDESEGTGKDRQLRDELSTAFDAFMMPEHDVSEENLQNEIEKLLFTQGDETCKITDPDHDGSETGIKPVMAVQNTNGEAEEGLFSSGEGVTDGSGSYDLPENLAANELPNGLHATQEQQNDRTGTERHLIKEEAFPEAHVKSVQRNIRVDAKKIDNLMNQVGELVVSRAWFSQLHNELRELQQYLKESYRMSKGEVKKINGLAFRLSEATVSLGRVAGELQGDVMKIRMLPISQLFNRYPRLVRDLVHNTSKEVRLKVKGEDTELDKMIIEQISDPLIHIIRNSVDHGIEAVEERKILGKPDFGRLTLEAYHESNHVVIEVSDDGQGIDPDLIKATAVEKNFCSKAELNQMTNREVLDLIVKPGFSTAAKVTNTSGRGVGMDVVKRNIEKLNGTIDIDSVVGEGTRFCIKIPLTLAIIPALLVRVGTEIYTIPLSNVEETIRISESETSFLEGVEIIRLRDRTLPLVRLSKEFGTVSKALDPDRIFVVIVSTGTRRVGLVVDELKGQAEVVIKPLVDYLQEKSGFSGATIIGDGRISLILDIFELVELSIGKQLNTIVNPDLIEIAGYNPSWISDARAEAEHQPEHSIH from the coding sequence ATGATTGATTTATCCTTACTTCAAGATTTTATAACCGAGGCGGGGGAACATCTTGAAGAACTCGAAGCCAGTCTGTTGAAACTGGAGACAGACCCCGAGAACAGTGAAATTTTAAACGATATTTTCAGATCGATGCATACCATAAAGGGCGCTGCAGAATTTATCGGTACGGAGAAAATTTCCACGTTGTCCCATAAACTGGAGAGCCTTCTGGAAACGCTGAGACATGGTGATAAAGAGCTCAATGAAGAAATCATCGATATTCTCATTAAGGCTAAGGACCGACTGTCAACACTGGTCGATGACCTTGTGCACAGTCAAAAGGAAGAGACAAAAATTGACGATCTTATCGAAGAAATCACCAAATTATCAAACGGTGATGTGAATATTGAAGAGAATTCCGAAAAGGAATGCGCCGTTGAAGATCAGCGTGCACAGCCTGAAGAAATCGTTGAGCACCTTGAAGAAGCTTTACGTGAGCCCGGGGACGAAGACGATAGGACAACACAGACCGTTACTGATAAGGAAACTGTCTTAAGGGCTGTTTGCAAAGAGATAAATGAAGAAGAATATGACAAGGAGCTTTTTGACATCTTTATTGAGCAGCTGAAGGAGAACCTGTCTACGTTAAGATCGAGCATATGGTCAGTAGATAGTGCGGAAAACAAGACTGAGATGTTGAACAACTGTTCGGACTGCGTCGAAAGCCTTCAATCATCTGCAAACTACATGGGGTATGAAAACCTGGTAGCGTTTTATGATGACTGGCGTAAGTGTATTGCCCAGGCATTAGAGGAATTGGCTTCAGGCAATGAGGTGTTAATTGGATTTATGGAGGAAAATGTTAAAAAGGTGCTGGGGTTTTTTCCTCAACTTAGGGAAACAGATTTATTAGACTTAAACCATAATGGGATCGACGCTTCTAATATAAAAGACTCTTTGGAAGAAAAACCGGAAGTGAATCCCGTGGATGAACCGATATCTGAGACAGGCAAGCATACCGCAAAGGATGAATCGGAAGGGACAGGGAAAGATCGGCAACTTCGCGATGAACTAAGCACAGCCTTTGATGCTTTCATGATGCCGGAACATGATGTCTCAGAAGAAAATCTTCAAAATGAAATAGAAAAGCTGCTGTTTACCCAGGGCGATGAGACTTGCAAAATTACCGATCCAGATCATGACGGCAGTGAAACCGGTATAAAACCGGTTATGGCTGTTCAAAACACGAACGGCGAAGCGGAGGAGGGCTTATTCTCAAGCGGTGAGGGCGTTACAGACGGCAGTGGCTCTTACGACTTGCCAGAAAACCTTGCAGCCAATGAGTTACCAAACGGCCTGCATGCAACCCAGGAACAACAAAACGATCGGACAGGAACCGAAAGACATCTGATTAAAGAAGAAGCCTTTCCTGAGGCACATGTAAAATCAGTTCAGCGCAACATTCGTGTAGATGCCAAAAAAATAGATAATTTAATGAACCAGGTGGGTGAGCTGGTGGTGAGTCGGGCCTGGTTTTCACAGTTACACAACGAGTTAAGGGAGTTACAGCAATATTTAAAGGAAAGCTATAGAATGAGCAAAGGCGAGGTGAAAAAGATTAACGGCCTTGCTTTCAGACTCAGCGAAGCAACCGTCTCTTTAGGCAGAGTCGCCGGCGAACTGCAGGGAGATGTGATGAAAATAAGAATGCTGCCTATTTCCCAGCTTTTTAATCGTTACCCGAGGCTGGTCAGAGATCTCGTTCACAATACCTCAAAGGAAGTGCGGCTGAAAGTCAAGGGTGAAGACACTGAACTGGATAAAATGATTATCGAACAAATTTCCGACCCGCTTATTCATATTATTCGCAATTCCGTTGATCACGGGATCGAAGCTGTTGAGGAGCGTAAAATCCTTGGTAAACCAGATTTTGGAAGGCTGACGCTGGAGGCATACCATGAAAGCAATCATGTGGTCATAGAAGTGTCCGACGACGGACAGGGCATCGACCCCGATTTAATAAAGGCCACGGCTGTAGAAAAAAATTTCTGTTCGAAAGCCGAGTTGAATCAAATGACCAACAGGGAAGTGCTGGATCTTATAGTGAAACCGGGATTTTCTACTGCGGCGAAAGTAACCAACACTTCCGGTCGCGGGGTCGGCATGGATGTCGTCAAAAGAAACATTGAAAAATTAAACGGCACCATCGACATCGACTCTGTGGTTGGCGAAGGAACCCGTTTTTGCATTAAAATACCGTTGACGCTTGCCATTATTCCGGCTTTGCTGGTCCGGGTGGGTACCGAGATTTATACCATTCCCCTATCCAATGTGGAAGAGACGATCCGAATTAGCGAATCGGAAACTTCGTTTTTAGAAGGCGTGGAAATCATTCGACTCCGGGATCGCACCCTTCCCCTTGTACGTTTGTCGAAAGAATTTGGCACAGTGTCGAAAGCGCTCGATCCTGACAGGATTTTTGTGGTTATCGTTAGCACGGGCACAAGAAGGGTCGGACTGGTCGTTGATGAACTGAAAGGTCAGGCGGAAGTGGTGATAAAACCCTTGGTGGATTATTTACAGGAAAAAAGTGGATTTTCCGGCGCCACCATCATCGGAGACGGGCGAATATCCCTTATCCTTGATATATTTGAACTGGTTGAACTTTCCATTGGGAAACAGTTAAATACCATAGTAAATCCTGACCTTATAGAAATTGCGGGATATAATCCGTCCTGGATTTCCGATGCTAGGGCCGAAGCAGAGCATCAACCGGAGCATTCCATTCACTGA
- a CDS encoding chemotaxis protein CheW — translation MPEANTTVTQNEPVKEKIRQLVGFVIGKEMFGVDILMVQEIIRSAQVIPVPNSPDFIEGIINLRGSIIPVIELRKRLNLIKREGKTNSNESQDTWILILDIGGRVTGFIVDKVTEVLKIGESTIEQPPDLVVAGLKRHYIQGVCKIDANLLILLDFNNILKIEDIKLLKEVKSA, via the coding sequence ATGCCAGAAGCAAACACAACCGTAACGCAGAACGAACCGGTAAAAGAAAAAATCAGGCAACTGGTGGGTTTTGTTATCGGAAAAGAAATGTTCGGTGTAGATATTCTTATGGTTCAGGAAATTATCAGATCGGCTCAGGTCATTCCGGTACCCAATTCACCGGATTTTATTGAAGGTATAATTAACCTTCGCGGAAGCATTATTCCGGTGATAGAATTGCGGAAACGGCTAAATCTTATCAAGCGGGAAGGAAAGACCAACAGCAATGAGTCGCAAGATACCTGGATTCTGATTCTCGACATCGGTGGGCGTGTGACCGGTTTTATAGTCGATAAAGTAACAGAGGTCCTCAAGATCGGGGAGAGTACAATTGAGCAGCCACCCGACCTGGTGGTGGCAGGGCTGAAAAGGCATTATATTCAGGGTGTGTGCAAGATTGATGCGAACCTGCTTATCCTGCTGGATTTTAATAATATTCTAAAGATAGAGGATATCAAGTTACTCAAAGAAGTCAAATCGGCCTAA